The Argentina anserina chromosome 3, drPotAnse1.1, whole genome shotgun sequence genome includes a region encoding these proteins:
- the LOC126786356 gene encoding probable LRR receptor-like serine/threonine-protein kinase At3g47570 has translation MVSSVCLAMAAQTNISIDKSALLVFKARITSDPLNIISTNWSTNTPVCTWVGVTCNKRHHRVAVLDLSYMELEGTIPPQLGNLSFLVKLRFRNNSFHGSLPQELGRLRRLKYISVVFNKLVGIIPSWFGSLSKLQSLSLSGNKFSGSIPAAIFNLSALQAIYLSYNQLSGSIPKEIGNLTMLRDLYLAQNNFIEIPKEIGTLNLLEVLNVQNNALKGAIPVDVFNMSSLAILVLPDNSLNGTLPDNICQHLPNIQVLHLTGNQLDGPLPSKFPNCKELRMLSLSDNIFSGSIPRNLGNLTQLQELYLGYNNLAGMVPPEIGDLQNLEILSLQYNIFVGLIPPTIFNMSSVTELTFTMNQLSGSLPANIGHGVPNLQYLFLTANYLTGQIPAIFMSNASKLMDIDLSNNFISGVISSTLCSFTNLEWLNLGDNNLTMDTSGPKENMFFNCLANLTNLGTLSLSYNPLDVMLPASIGNISKSLQSLLLLDCSMKGSIPSDVGNLSNLTVLDLGYNQLSGSIPASIGRLRNLQGLYLSNNKLQEHIPDEVCQLQKLTELSLGVNQFSGSIPSCLDLLAATLRKLSLRSNLLTSSVPSTLWRLTDILQLDLSSNSLVGFIPEDVGNLKAVGHIDLSKNRLSGVIPSNIGRLQDIVNLSLANNNLEGSIPVSIGSLLNLDLLDLSKNNLSGLIPKSLEALVHLTHMNLSFNKLQGEVPTGGPFENFSALSFVSNGELCGASRLHLPPCKRRTNNSLKYIVIGVLLSVLLANFLLMLILRRKRNVEPSLETPLFPQVWRKVSYLQLLRATNGFSESNLLGTGSFGSVYKGTLSDGLDVAIKVFNIQLEEAFKSFEVECQMLGNIRHRNLVKVISCCSQDDFKAVVLDYMPKGSLDKWLYSHEFTLNFFQRLNIMIDVASALEYLHHGYETHIVHCDLKPNNILLDDDMVAHVADFGIAKLIGGEDSMTRTMTLATVGYMAPEYGMEGIVTRRGDVYSFGIVLLETFTKKKPTDEMFVGGMNLKQWVAESLLADAIVEVVDANLLGTLEEQESVSMRNCFSSIMRLALACCAEVSEERINVQDALATLEKIKIKFLKDTAGGAVVNRTTV, from the exons ATGGTTAGCTCAGTCTGCTTAGCCATGGCAGCACAAACCAACATTAGCATAGACAAATCTGCTCTTCTTGTCTTCAAAGCTCGTATCACCAGTGACCCTCTAAACATAATATCGACCAACTGGTCGACCAACACTCCTGTTTGCACCTGGGTTGGCGTTACTTGTAACAAACGCCATCATCGGGTCGCAGTCTTGGATCTCTCCTACATGGAACTCGAAGGCACTATTCCTCCGCAGCTAGGCAACTTATCATTTCTTGTTAAGCTGAGGTTCAGAAATAATAGCTTTCACGGTTCTTTGCCCCAGGAATTGGGTCGTCTGCGGCGGTTGAAGTATATTTCAGTGGTATTCAACAAGTTGGTGGGAATCATTCCGTCATGGTTTGGGTCCTTATCCAAACTTCAAAGCTTGAGTCTGTCCGGTAACAAATTTTCAGGTTCCATACCAGCAGCCATCTTCAACTTATCAGCACTTCAAGCGATTTATTTGAGCTACAACCAATTATCAG GTAGCATACCAAAAGAAATCGGTAACCTAACAATGTTGAGGGATCTATACCTGGCTCAGAACAATTTCATAG aAATTCCAAAAGAGATTGGCACTTTGAATCTGCTGGAGGTGTTGAATGTCCAAAATAATGCCCTCAAAGGGGCGATCCCTGTGGATGTCTTCAACATGTCTTCTCTAGCTATTCTGGTTCTACCAGACAACAGCCTGAATGGAACTCTACCAGACAATATATGTCAACATCTACCAAATATTCAAGTGCTTCATCTGACCGGTAACCAGCTTGATGGTCCACTTCCGTCCAAATTTCCGAACTGCAAAGAGCTTCGGATGCTATCATTGTCTGATAACATTTTCAGTGGAAGCATACCCAGAAATCTTGGCAACTTGACCCAGTTACAGGAACTTTATCTTGGCTATAATAATCTGGCAG GTATGGTACCACCTGAGATTGGTGATCTTCAAAATTTAGAGATATTATCACTCCAATACAATATTTTTGTTGGTCTCATTCCACCCACAATCTTCAACATGTCTTCAGTGACAGAGTTAACATTCACTATGAATCAGCTGTCAGGTAGCCTACCCGCAAACATAGGCCATGGAGTTCCAAACCTACAATATCTCTTTCTAACCGCTAATTACCTTACCGGACAAATCCCCGCCATCTTCATGTCTAATGCTTCAAAGCTGATGGACATAGATTTGAGCAATAACTTCATTTCTGGGGTTATTTCAAGCACACTCTGTTCCTTCACAAACCTTGAGTGGCTTAACTTGGGGGACAACAACTTGACAATGGATACTTCTGGTCCAAAAGAAAACATGTTCTTCAATTGTTTGGCTAATCTTACAAACTTGGGGACTTTATCGTTGTCATACAATCCATTAGATGTCATGCTTCCTGCTTCCATTGGGAATATCTCTAAATCACTTCAAAGCTTGCTCTTACTCGATTGCAGCATGAAAGGCAGCATTCCTAGTGATGTTGGTAACTTGAGCAACTTGACAGTCTTGGATTTGGGGTACAATCAACTAAGTGGATCAATTCCTGCTTCAATAGGAAGACTTCGGAATCTCCAAGGTTTGTACTTGAGTAATAACAAACTGCAAGAACATATCCCAGATGAAGTTTGTCAACTTCAAAAACTCACCGAGTTATCTTTGGGTGTTAATCAATTCTCCGGCTCTATACCTTCATGCTTGGATCTTCTGGCTGCAACACTAAGAAAACTATCATTAAGGTCTAATTTGCTGACTTCATCAGTACCATCTACTTTGTGGAGACTTACAGATATCTTGCAACTAGATTTGTCATCCAATTCTCTGGTTGGTTTTATCCCGGAAGATGTTGGTAATTTGAAAGCTGTTGGGCACATAGATTTGTCAAAAAACCGTTTATCTGGTGTCATACCAAGCAACATTGGGAGGCTTCAGGATATTGTCAATCTCTCATTGGCAAATAATAATCTTGAAGGCTCCATTCCTGTATCAATTGGCAGCTTGCTGAACCTTGACCTTTTGGATTTATCCAAAAACAATCTATCTGGACTGATCCCGAAGTCTCTTGAAGCACTCGTACATCTCACGCATATGAACTTATCTTTCAACAAGCTCCAAGGAGAAGTTCCAACAGGTGGACCTTTTGAAAATTTCTCTGCTCTATCATTTGTCTCCAATGGTGAACTATGTGGTGCATCCCGACTACATCTTCCACCATGCAAAAGGAGGACTAATAACTCCTTGAAATACATTGTTATAGGGGTCTTGTTATCAGTGCTACTTGCGAACTTCCTTCTCATGTTGATACTACGCCGGAAAAGGAACGTTGAGCCTTCACTGGAGACTCCATTATTTCCTCAAGTTTGGAGAAAAGTTTCATACCTTCAACTTCTAAGGGCGACAAATGGATTTAGTGAAAGCAATTTACTTGGCACTGGGAGTTTCGGGTCAGTCTATAAAGGAACGCTTTCAGACGGGTTAGATGTTGCCATAAAGGTGTTCAATATACAACTAGAAGAGGCTTTCAAGAGCTTTGAAGTTGAATGCCAAATGCTAGGAAATATTCGTCATCGGAATCTTGTCAAAGTAATCAGTTGCTGCAGTCAAGATGATTTCAAAGCTGTAGTATTGGACTACATGCCTAAAGGAAGCCTCGACAAGTGGTTGTATTCTCATGAATTTACTTTGAATTTCTTCCAGAGGTTGAATATAATGATAGATGTTGCATCAGCATTGGAATACCTTCACCATGGTTACGAAACACATATTGTCCATTGTGATTTGAAGCCTAACAACATACTACTGGATGATGACATGGTTGCCCATGTTGCTGACTTTGGTATTGCAAAACTAATAGGAGGAGaagactcaatgactcgaacTATGACCCTTGCTACAGTGGGGTATATGGCACCAG AGTATGGAATGGAAGGAATCGTAACTAGAAGAGGGGATGTATACAGCTTTGGTATTGTACTACTGGAAACATTTACAAAAAAGAAGCCAACAGATGAGATGTTCGTTGGAGGAATGAATTTAAAGCAATGGGTTGCAGAATCATTACTTGCAGATGCAATAGTTGAAGTTGTGGATGCTAACTTGCTTGGAACTCTGGAAGAGCAGGAGTCTGTGAGCATGAGGAATTGTTTTTCTTCCATTATGAGATTAGCTCTTGCTTGCTGTGCAGAAGTATCGGAAGAGAGAATAAATGTGCAAGATGCTCTAGCCACACTCGAGAAAATCAAGATCAAATTTTTAAAGGACACTGCAGGAGGTGCAGTGGTGAACCGTACTACTGTTTAG